The Cellulophaga sp. L1A9 genome window below encodes:
- a CDS encoding T9SS type B sorting domain-containing protein produces the protein MLSKKSRKSWYFLVLPVFFFVFSSILAETKIFNYIGEFSSDIVSSIEESFTKKEAQEQNQSQLNSEQTNNALAAAPFFATVVANADETVTCTNDGATLSRFNLCGDFDSRVIVLDQAYSSYNWERLTVGSCPSFNVDLQCPTYTCSTSWVSAGTSPTLTIDPSSVSAGTGAEFRVSVNGGAPYYIKVKKSTISQTYVKRDYICGVAGRIQVTNLSSAYEYAINDGSGFGAWQGAIFDDLIPGSYIVKARLKNTPNTCEYPYELIEIESKEIDIDVTVVDAQCFGENGSIAVQVNDVPGPYKYTLLDSSGFPQEFTSFIASDTYNFAAVGFGTYSVQVETQQCKADIANGIAAPRQDVDTSGNPIVIGDGLVALAASTEVNSSFGCANITSVDIIVRTSGGAAPYTYTVNGSAAVSPSYTGQTTYTVTAPGDYNFLITDSNGCTITASANVKELTPPVVSASGVDGTCTNGGAKINFNVTDAKGYNLSFRTQTTDPWVASTQISVLDDTYNNLEVRYEQGSFSCTMTLPSVTVTSDASITGTATKLGDQTCDGTGGTNEGSIQFGTASGGSGTVYEYSVDGVNFTTTQLFSNLAPGTYTPIIRDDTGCRLELTPIVIDQVDPPTNLDFIQSNINCGLGTTDLQLTPTSGVAITNYSIISPSTLDNGNSANFTGLSTTTTYTFRITDANGCIYTESFTPVVTSSIRARVKAGGDLKVCNGASDGSGAFIIDGFSTNYTYQINAEPVSALQSAAQVDISSRGAGTYTITVTDGDTGCTDTASVTVEESAAITLTPTVTAMSCANGNIGRVVANTTGGWGSYRYTLESPNGTTAGPTSNRTFGNLTQPSTPTTPYILSVEDAEGCTTTFEFQLTQLESPTISIASSSLCYEPVAGASATVAATGGGGSYEYRINNGTYQASPAFTNLTPGTHTFEVRDVNNCTDTIQLTINAQLRVSIAVETEIPCGGAPGEIRVNISNGYLSNASPKQYQVSADNGATFGAFQPFTSNSFLYPVTAGGDYIFRVTDNEACIAVSEPLEVEDPANIIATHTVIPASCGDPNSGGVQIIPDATSGIPPFEIDFGNTGTYTSQTVYTGLTAGSTYDYTVRDARGCVTLGNSVTIPSAISAAPNATVTATNTTCSPAGVSSGTIEITGVTDGTPEFTYIVYNSFGVEILRVGPTTSTVETISDPLLVAGDYTVRTVDALGCSDVDAVTIEQLDVSVVPDPVPAPVCNVAGFSNTVTIIGGTGPFLIRLASDTAAPVAPNVPPRRHTFNGMQFGVTYIVEITDTATGCIYFEEIPPIAGPTPLDIVATSPTAFCDDAGNGRTEFTVTEFTGPNITIDLIDPLTDTVLQTDAQTGLTGGVGSSYSGAFDIAPGRYTIRVTDADTCTDATIIDVILNMPNLDIVSNIPANCNALGQLTVRGSGGAGGPYSYAFVPAGTTPNAGDYTSATTAVLPGSELGIPYDIWVIDSRGCTFNVSEDIILLQPPLPAPIAIVNNQCAATASSFNITVTMPAATDAPNFTLNGESQFGVFNATDNVWEAHYTVNTPGSYPISVVDANGCTGVGTADVYEFLSGTGEFTAIPLCNNNDGTIEITTNGGSGNFTFELQDDLGNPIGSVPVNATGIFVNQSPGEYRVFITDDIVGDGTRLCTTLVPVNLDIAIPPIIDSQFSDDISCSGADDGSITIILQAGTDVDGPIDYILRNTVTAAEVTRNNSGVFNDLTDGTYQVEVLTARNCSVLSSVFTIVNPAIFEISATSTPFTCEIGANRFSSSEITVVIDQVGTVGSGYQYSISGYENYQDSNIFEIIDNGSPQVITVYAIDGNGCRDEFTLPAIAPPSEVQSVLAVQSPLNCEDPETVRITITGTTDFTIETTSAVAVADVTNSGGNQFVDINLPAAGEYLFVVRDNVTGCLYPMPRHDVVDPINPLATISEAKPVQCFGDSNGELFISVINYTGVYEYTVYRSDDLTQSTPITTGTFDTANFPDAVTGEDARITGLPGGNFYVRVRALDNPKCIDDSNVTNIRTPNGTLLVSTVEIDNVSCTDDTGKIVATGVGGWDSSPYNYRLLRKDAAGTITIGSDTYIEVVVYGTANEFTDLPSGDYRVEIEDVELCSNFSEITLAPVDPIVVGIREPQGLVCPDGNDAVLEAYDTTTGDSVTATAGASGGVPGAGYKYQLLYLNSDDNTDVLSRSGLQDTPTFDGVGGGFISEGWYAIEVSSSYECVGVSIPYYVIAPPPLDPKLVQVTAPGCGGDGQMRLSVENPQAGFTYEYRSIDALATDPFIPMSGTSVLIDGGQGFYQYDVRKVGGAGACTSLRSEGITLVDAQAIDLVANLPDDISCATENDGRIESFSSGGVGNEMYTLYLGDPTPLGSPYTGFNPDPAATVVRAAQTDGTFEGLADGTYYIAVVSGLTCYDVEGPLVIRRPEAIVYTITTTNVLCNGDDNGTITVEVISGGEGLLQFAINPNFNEFFSDPANPGVYTFENLAAGSDYEILIQDTQGCGELVLVSPITEPEQLAISDVVTQPEICLNAYDGEARLTITGGTPFTDALTFAQYYETRIEGINIPLPDPADPTEGFVRNDDLIFPNLQGGESYTIYVRDFNNCTTERVVNVGLGVNLESEAIPQYGCEGIFPNSTVTVEMTDTSIVSELLFSLDVNDMTLATGTRTFGDLPAGDHTVYIYHSNGCMDQVSFTIDEYLPLTLSVTKTGPDEITAIATGGYGNYEYSFQGQAQGADNTFNLIVDATVDVRVEDERGCVALVKIPFNFDSMVEFPNFFTPNGDDKGDTWAPYNREYFPYIDVKIYDRYGRVVAVLDQVKSWDGLYEGNELPTGDYWYVVNANDADKQQYVGHFTLYR, from the coding sequence ATGCTATCCAAAAAATCAAGAAAATCTTGGTACTTTTTAGTACTACCTGTTTTCTTTTTTGTTTTCTCTTCAATTTTGGCTGAAACCAAAATTTTTAACTATATCGGGGAATTTTCTTCGGATATAGTTTCTTCTATTGAAGAAAGTTTTACAAAAAAGGAAGCTCAAGAACAGAATCAATCACAACTTAATTCTGAACAAACAAACAATGCTCTCGCAGCAGCACCTTTCTTCGCGACCGTTGTAGCAAATGCAGATGAAACTGTTACCTGTACAAATGATGGGGCTACGCTATCACGTTTTAATTTGTGTGGTGATTTTGATTCTCGTGTTATTGTTTTAGATCAGGCATATAGTTCGTACAATTGGGAACGCTTAACGGTAGGTTCTTGTCCTAGTTTTAATGTTGATTTACAATGTCCAACCTATACCTGTTCCACATCATGGGTATCCGCAGGGACTTCTCCTACATTAACGATAGATCCAAGTTCAGTTTCCGCAGGTACAGGAGCAGAGTTTAGGGTAAGTGTTAATGGAGGTGCTCCATATTATATTAAGGTAAAGAAAAGTACCATTAGTCAGACCTATGTTAAACGCGATTATATTTGTGGGGTTGCAGGTAGAATTCAAGTAACAAACTTATCTAGTGCTTATGAGTATGCTATTAACGATGGTAGTGGTTTTGGCGCATGGCAAGGAGCGATATTTGATGACTTAATACCAGGTTCTTATATCGTTAAAGCAAGATTAAAAAACACACCAAATACGTGTGAGTATCCTTACGAATTAATTGAAATTGAATCTAAAGAAATAGATATTGACGTTACGGTAGTTGATGCGCAATGTTTTGGAGAAAATGGGAGTATAGCCGTCCAGGTAAATGATGTTCCTGGTCCTTATAAATATACCTTATTAGATAGTAGTGGGTTCCCTCAGGAATTTACATCCTTTATAGCAAGTGATACCTACAATTTTGCTGCTGTAGGTTTTGGTACCTATAGTGTACAAGTAGAAACACAACAGTGTAAAGCAGATATAGCAAATGGTATTGCAGCCCCTAGACAAGATGTAGATACCAGCGGAAATCCAATTGTTATTGGAGATGGCTTGGTTGCTCTGGCTGCATCAACAGAAGTGAATAGTAGTTTTGGTTGTGCAAATATTACCAGTGTGGATATTATTGTGCGTACCTCGGGAGGTGCTGCACCGTATACCTATACAGTGAATGGTAGTGCTGCAGTTAGTCCGTCTTACACAGGGCAAACTACGTATACTGTTACTGCTCCAGGTGATTACAATTTTTTAATTACGGATTCAAATGGCTGTACCATAACAGCTTCAGCAAACGTAAAAGAATTAACGCCTCCCGTGGTTTCGGCCTCAGGAGTAGATGGCACCTGTACTAATGGTGGTGCTAAAATAAATTTCAATGTAACCGATGCTAAAGGGTATAATTTATCTTTTAGAACACAAACAACAGATCCTTGGGTAGCTTCTACTCAGATTTCTGTTTTAGATGACACCTATAATAACTTAGAAGTTAGGTATGAGCAAGGCAGCTTTTCGTGTACGATGACTTTACCGTCTGTAACCGTAACAAGTGATGCGAGTATAACAGGAACAGCAACAAAATTGGGCGACCAAACTTGTGATGGTACTGGAGGAACTAATGAAGGTAGCATACAATTTGGAACAGCAAGTGGTGGTTCGGGAACAGTTTATGAATATAGTGTAGATGGCGTAAATTTTACAACAACGCAATTATTTTCAAACTTAGCTCCGGGAACGTATACACCCATCATCAGAGATGATACGGGTTGTAGGTTAGAACTTACTCCAATTGTAATAGATCAAGTAGATCCACCAACAAATTTAGATTTTATTCAAAGTAATATTAATTGTGGATTAGGAACAACAGATCTTCAATTAACACCAACTAGTGGGGTAGCAATAACAAATTACAGTATCATTAGCCCTAGTACTCTTGATAATGGCAATAGTGCTAACTTTACAGGATTAAGTACAACTACAACATATACGTTTAGAATTACCGATGCAAATGGTTGTATTTATACCGAAAGTTTTACTCCTGTAGTCACTAGTTCTATTAGAGCGCGTGTAAAAGCAGGAGGAGATTTAAAAGTGTGTAACGGTGCTAGTGATGGCAGCGGAGCATTTATTATTGATGGATTTAGTACCAATTATACCTACCAAATTAATGCTGAGCCCGTAAGTGCTTTACAAAGTGCTGCGCAAGTAGATATTTCTTCTAGAGGAGCAGGTACGTATACGATTACCGTTACAGATGGTGATACAGGATGTACAGATACTGCTTCAGTAACTGTAGAAGAATCTGCAGCAATTACGTTAACACCAACAGTAACAGCAATGAGTTGTGCTAATGGTAATATAGGCCGTGTAGTGGCAAATACTACAGGAGGTTGGGGTAGCTATAGGTATACTTTAGAAAGTCCGAATGGTACAACAGCAGGACCAACGTCTAATAGAACCTTTGGTAACCTTACTCAGCCATCAACACCAACTACACCTTATATTTTATCTGTAGAAGATGCAGAAGGGTGTACCACTACGTTTGAGTTTCAATTAACGCAACTTGAGTCTCCAACTATTTCTATAGCATCTTCAAGTTTATGTTATGAGCCAGTTGCAGGAGCTTCTGCTACTGTAGCAGCTACTGGCGGAGGAGGTAGTTATGAATACAGAATTAATAATGGCACGTATCAAGCGAGTCCAGCTTTCACAAATTTAACACCAGGTACACATACTTTTGAAGTAAGAGATGTTAATAATTGTACAGATACAATTCAGCTTACCATCAATGCACAATTAAGAGTGAGCATTGCTGTAGAAACAGAAATCCCTTGTGGAGGAGCGCCAGGAGAAATCCGCGTAAATATTTCTAATGGCTATTTATCCAATGCATCGCCTAAGCAATACCAAGTGAGTGCTGATAATGGAGCTACTTTTGGAGCCTTCCAACCATTTACATCAAATTCATTCTTATATCCTGTAACGGCAGGAGGAGATTATATCTTTAGAGTAACAGATAATGAAGCTTGTATTGCGGTCTCTGAACCTTTAGAGGTAGAAGATCCTGCAAATATTATAGCAACGCATACGGTTATTCCAGCAAGTTGTGGGGATCCAAATAGTGGAGGAGTACAAATTATTCCTGATGCCACAAGTGGAATACCTCCATTTGAAATTGATTTTGGAAACACAGGAACATATACGTCTCAAACCGTATATACAGGATTAACTGCGGGAAGTACGTATGATTATACCGTACGTGATGCAAGAGGTTGTGTTACTTTAGGAAACTCAGTAACCATTCCATCAGCAATTAGTGCTGCGCCAAATGCAACAGTAACGGCAACTAATACTACTTGTAGCCCTGCTGGAGTTAGTTCAGGAACTATTGAAATTACAGGAGTGACCGATGGTACTCCAGAGTTTACCTATATTGTTTATAATAGTTTTGGTGTAGAAATTTTAAGAGTAGGACCAACAACAAGTACGGTGGAAACAATTTCGGATCCATTATTAGTTGCCGGAGATTACACGGTTAGAACCGTAGATGCTTTGGGCTGTAGTGATGTAGATGCGGTAACCATAGAACAATTAGATGTATCTGTGGTGCCCGATCCGGTTCCTGCTCCTGTATGTAATGTAGCAGGTTTTTCTAATACGGTAACAATTATTGGAGGAACAGGACCATTCTTAATCCGATTGGCTAGTGATACCGCTGCACCAGTTGCTCCAAATGTGCCTCCAAGGAGACATACATTTAACGGAATGCAATTTGGAGTTACCTATATTGTAGAAATTACAGATACAGCTACGGGATGTATTTATTTTGAAGAAATTCCTCCTATCGCAGGACCAACACCTTTAGATATTGTAGCAACATCGCCTACGGCATTTTGTGATGATGCGGGTAATGGTAGAACAGAATTTACAGTAACCGAATTTACAGGACCTAATATTACGATAGATTTAATAGATCCATTGACAGATACTGTTTTACAAACAGATGCTCAAACAGGATTAACTGGTGGAGTAGGATCTTCATATTCTGGAGCTTTTGATATTGCGCCAGGCAGATATACCATACGGGTAACCGATGCTGATACGTGTACAGATGCCACGATTATAGATGTTATATTAAACATGCCTAATCTTGATATTGTTTCCAATATACCAGCAAACTGTAACGCTTTAGGTCAATTGACCGTGCGTGGTAGTGGCGGTGCGGGCGGACCTTATAGTTACGCATTTGTACCTGCAGGAACTACACCGAATGCTGGTGATTATACTTCAGCTACTACAGCTGTATTACCAGGGAGTGAACTTGGTATCCCTTATGATATCTGGGTGATCGATTCTAGAGGATGTACGTTTAACGTATCCGAAGATATCATCTTATTACAACCACCATTACCAGCACCAATAGCAATTGTAAATAATCAGTGTGCAGCAACAGCTTCATCATTTAATATTACAGTGACTATGCCGGCAGCTACAGATGCACCAAACTTTACCTTAAATGGAGAAAGTCAGTTTGGCGTATTCAATGCTACAGATAATGTATGGGAAGCACATTATACGGTAAATACGCCAGGTTCTTATCCTATTAGTGTTGTAGATGCTAATGGATGTACGGGTGTAGGAACTGCAGATGTTTATGAGTTCTTATCAGGAACAGGTGAGTTTACTGCTATACCATTATGTAATAATAACGACGGTACGATTGAAATAACAACCAATGGAGGTAGCGGTAATTTTACTTTTGAATTACAAGATGATCTTGGAAATCCTATTGGTAGCGTTCCAGTAAACGCAACAGGAATTTTTGTAAATCAAAGTCCAGGAGAATATCGAGTGTTTATTACAGATGATATTGTTGGAGATGGTACCCGTTTGTGTACCACTTTAGTGCCTGTAAATTTAGATATCGCTATTCCTCCAATAATTGATAGTCAATTTTCAGATGATATTAGTTGTAGTGGCGCTGATGATGGGAGTATTACCATTATTTTACAAGCAGGAACAGATGTAGACGGGCCTATTGATTATATTTTAAGAAATACAGTTACAGCTGCGGAAGTTACTAGAAATAATTCTGGAGTTTTTAATGATCTTACTGATGGCACGTACCAAGTTGAGGTATTGACAGCACGTAATTGTAGTGTGCTTTCTAGTGTATTTACGATTGTTAATCCAGCTATATTTGAAATTTCAGCGACTAGCACACCTTTTACCTGTGAAATTGGAGCCAATCGTTTTAGCTCTTCCGAAATTACTGTAGTTATCGATCAAGTGGGTACTGTGGGTAGTGGGTATCAGTATAGTATTTCTGGGTATGAAAATTATCAAGATTCAAATATTTTTGAAATTATTGATAATGGATCACCACAAGTAATTACCGTGTATGCCATAGACGGTAACGGGTGTAGAGATGAATTTACGCTACCAGCGATAGCACCACCGTCTGAAGTGCAAAGTGTTTTGGCAGTACAGTCTCCTTTAAATTGTGAGGATCCTGAAACGGTAAGAATTACCATAACAGGTACTACGGACTTTACGATAGAAACAACTTCGGCAGTAGCTGTAGCAGATGTTACAAACTCAGGAGGAAATCAATTTGTAGATATTAATTTACCTGCAGCTGGTGAGTACTTATTTGTAGTACGTGATAATGTTACCGGATGTTTATATCCAATGCCAAGACATGATGTGGTGGATCCAATAAATCCACTTGCAACAATTTCTGAAGCAAAACCAGTACAATGTTTCGGAGATTCTAATGGAGAACTATTCATTAGTGTCATAAACTATACAGGGGTATATGAGTATACAGTATATAGAAGTGACGATTTAACACAGTCAACTCCGATTACAACAGGAACTTTTGATACGGCTAATTTCCCAGATGCTGTAACAGGCGAGGATGCACGTATTACTGGTTTACCAGGTGGAAATTTCTATGTAAGGGTTAGAGCATTAGATAATCCTAAATGTATTGATGATAGTAACGTTACTAATATTCGTACGCCTAATGGAACATTATTAGTTTCAACGGTTGAAATAGATAATGTAAGCTGTACTGATGATACTGGGAAAATCGTAGCAACAGGTGTTGGTGGATGGGATTCTTCTCCTTACAACTATAGATTATTAAGAAAAGATGCAGCAGGAACTATAACTATTGGTTCAGATACTTATATTGAAGTAGTAGTCTATGGAACTGCAAATGAATTTACAGATTTACCTAGTGGTGATTATCGTGTAGAAATTGAAGATGTTGAATTGTGTTCTAACTTCTCTGAAATTACATTGGCACCTGTAGATCCTATTGTTGTAGGCATAAGAGAGCCGCAAGGTTTAGTTTGTCCAGATGGTAATGATGCTGTTTTGGAAGCTTATGATACCACCACAGGAGATAGTGTAACCGCTACGGCTGGTGCTAGCGGTGGGGTACCTGGAGCAGGCTATAAATACCAATTACTGTACTTGAATAGTGATGATAATACAGACGTACTTTCAAGAAGTGGTTTGCAAGATACCCCAACGTTTGATGGTGTTGGTGGCGGATTTATAAGTGAAGGTTGGTATGCAATAGAAGTTTCTTCTAGCTACGAATGTGTTGGTGTATCCATACCTTATTATGTAATAGCACCACCACCATTGGATCCTAAATTGGTTCAAGTTACCGCACCCGGTTGTGGTGGCGATGGTCAAATGAGGTTAAGTGTAGAAAACCCTCAAGCAGGATTTACGTATGAATATCGTTCTATTGATGCCTTAGCAACAGATCCTTTTATTCCAATGTCAGGAACGTCTGTTCTAATTGATGGCGGTCAAGGTTTCTATCAATATGATGTGCGTAAAGTTGGTGGAGCAGGAGCTTGTACAAGTTTACGATCTGAAGGAATTACTTTGGTAGATGCTCAGGCAATTGATTTAGTAGCAAACTTACCAGATGATATTTCTTGTGCGACAGAAAATGATGGTAGAATAGAATCATTCTCTTCTGGAGGTGTGGGTAATGAAATGTATACTTTATACTTAGGAGACCCAACGCCATTAGGATCACCATACACAGGGTTTAATCCTGATCCAGCGGCAACCGTAGTTAGAGCGGCACAAACCGATGGTACTTTTGAAGGCTTAGCAGATGGCACGTATTACATTGCTGTGGTAAGCGGACTTACCTGTTATGATGTTGAAGGACCATTAGTAATTAGAAGACCGGAAGCTATCGTCTATACTATTACGACGACCAATGTATTGTGTAATGGGGATGATAACGGAACCATAACTGTTGAGGTAATTAGTGGTGGTGAAGGCTTATTACAATTTGCTATCAATCCTAACTTTAATGAGTTCTTTAGTGATCCAGCAAACCCTGGAGTATATACTTTTGAGAATTTAGCAGCAGGATCTGATTATGAAATCTTAATTCAAGATACGCAAGGATGTGGTGAGTTAGTATTAGTATCACCAATTACGGAACCTGAGCAGTTAGCTATTTCAGATGTGGTAACACAACCAGAAATATGTTTAAATGCCTATGATGGAGAAGCTAGATTAACTATCACAGGAGGTACGCCTTTTACAGATGCACTTACTTTTGCTCAGTATTATGAAACAAGAATAGAAGGTATAAATATTCCTTTACCAGACCCTGCAGATCCAACAGAAGGATTTGTGCGAAATGACGACTTGATATTCCCTAATTTACAAGGGGGAGAATCATACACTATATATGTTCGAGATTTCAATAACTGTACAACAGAGAGAGTCGTAAATGTTGGGCTGGGTGTTAATTTAGAATCAGAAGCTATCCCACAATACGGTTGTGAAGGTATTTTCCCGAACAGTACCGTCACTGTAGAAATGACAGATACGTCAATTGTATCAGAGTTGTTGTTCAGCTTAGATGTGAATGATATGACACTGGCTACAGGTACAAGAACCTTTGGAGATTTACCAGCAGGAGATCATACAGTATATATTTATCATAGCAATGGTTGTATGGACCAAGTGAGTTTTACTATTGATGAATATTTACCATTAACCTTATCGGTTACGAAGACAGGTCCAGATGAAATTACAGCAATTGCCACTGGAGGTTATGGAAATTATGAATATTCTTTCCAAGGGCAAGCTCAGGGTGCAGACAATACATTTAATCTTATTGTAGATGCTACTGTAGATGTTCGGGTAGAAGATGAAAGAGGTTGTGTGGCTTTAGTGAAAATACCGTTTAACTTTGATTCTATGGTAGAATTCCCAAATTTCTTTACGCCAAACGGTGATGATAAAGGAGATACCTGGGCACCGTATAATCGTGAGTATTTTCCATACATTGATGTGAAAATTTATGATAGATATGGTAGAGTAGTAGCGGTTCTTGATCAGGTCAAATCTTGGGACGGATTATACGAAGGCAATGAATTACCAACAGGAGATTATTGGTATGTAGTCAATGCGAATGATGCTGATAAACAACAGTATGTAGGTCATTTTACTTTATACAGATAA
- a CDS encoding transposase — protein MKYKKWTLDQKLEILSISEEIGIIEACRKYGVSTGTFYSWKTKHESQGEAGLKVIYDTKSKEHKQAEEENRILRKLLTNKEIELEVQRELLKKKFGTSDPRKI, from the coding sequence ATGAAATACAAGAAATGGACCTTAGATCAGAAGTTAGAAATTCTCTCTATTTCAGAAGAGATCGGCATCATAGAAGCCTGTCGTAAATACGGAGTTAGTACAGGTACTTTTTATAGTTGGAAGACGAAACATGAGAGTCAAGGAGAAGCAGGCTTAAAAGTCATCTATGATACTAAAAGTAAAGAACACAAGCAGGCAGAAGAAGAAAACCGAATACTACGTAAGCTTCTAACCAATAAGGAAATTGAATTAGAAGTACAACGAGAACTTTTAAAAAAAAAGTTTGGAACGTCCGATCCAAGAAAGATTTAG
- a CDS encoding DDE-type integrase/transposase/recombinase, whose amino-acid sequence MTSYLKKEAYLINHKKLYRIMKEQGMLKLENRINRSGSGRKFVKFRKVNTSRPMECLEMDIKMVWIPNVGKNAYLLSIIDVHTRRILKDYFSFSIKQDKVIAFLSELFAEYQYPDNVVIRSDNGSQFIANNVREYLGLIGVQQEFAHIATPEENAHIEAYHGILKKEIFKRVDYTCFGQIEQILKRYVTFYNNTRLHGLLGRITPMEKWNADKHLILMKKITA is encoded by the coding sequence ATGACTTCTTACTTAAAAAAAGAAGCATACCTGATTAATCATAAAAAGCTCTACAGAATTATGAAAGAACAGGGAATGCTAAAACTAGAGAATCGGATAAACAGGAGTGGTTCTGGGCGTAAATTTGTAAAATTCAGAAAAGTAAATACCTCAAGACCAATGGAATGTTTAGAGATGGATATAAAGATGGTATGGATTCCTAATGTGGGTAAAAACGCTTATTTATTATCCATCATAGACGTACATACTCGTAGAATATTAAAAGACTATTTTTCTTTTTCTATTAAACAGGATAAGGTGATAGCGTTTTTATCAGAGTTGTTTGCAGAATACCAATACCCTGATAACGTTGTTATTAGAAGTGACAACGGTAGTCAGTTTATTGCAAATAATGTACGTGAATATCTTGGACTAATTGGGGTTCAGCAAGAATTTGCACATATAGCCACACCAGAAGAAAATGCGCATATAGAAGCCTATCATGGAATACTAAAAAAAGAAATTTTTAAAAGAGTGGATTACACATGTTTTGGGCAAATTGAACAAATCTTAAAAAGGTATGTGACTTTTTACAACAATACTAGGTTACATGGGCTCTTAGGGCGTATTACACCAATGGAAAAATGGAACGCTGATAAACACCTAATTCTAATGAAAAAAATAACAGCTTAA